The DNA region ATGATATTCCTCCGTAGCTCAGCTGGTTAGAGCGGTTGACTGTTAATCAATAGGTCGTTGGTTCGAGTCCAACCGGGGGAGCCAAAAATCCTGTTAATCAATAGGTCGTTCCGCAATTGCGGAACCGGGGGAGCAAAAAATCCTGTTAATCAATAGGTCGGAGTTATAAACACCGATTTTCATAGCAAACTTTTCAGCAGTAATTAAATCTTAATTTTAGTATTTTCATTATTTTGAAAATTTAATTGTGTCGTATTTATTAATAATGAATACTGACCACGTTTGCTGTAGCTTTAGCGGTTGCGAAACAAGGAATAAATAATTTTGAAGTAAAAAGATGACACTGAGCAATTTTTGTGGTCAGTAAATTTCATAGTTTTCTTAGAGACACTAAATAGTGGCTATAAGAAAACTCGTATGTTTTTGACTGTTAAAATATTATGTGTATTTTGTCGCTTGAATCTATTGTCATAAAGTAGTCATTTGATTGTCATTAAATTATCATTAAGTTACAAAGCCTAATGACAGCTTGGCTAAATGACTATTAATGACAATTGAATGACTTTTACATTCACATCCATTTTAAATTCAAAGCCCAAGTATAATGAGTAATACAAAGTTTTCTTAGTGCCACTAAATATATATTATGAACTAACATGCATCTTATTCATTATCTTTGTTTCTTAAAAGAAATATATTTATAGTCCCCCCCCTAAAACAACATTTGCAAAAGCATTACAGAAATTCCAAGAACAAAACCACCGAAGATTTCAAAATTAGTATGTGTTTTAAGAAACAATCTTGAAGAACTTACAGCTCCTGCAATGATGGTAATGAAAATGAGATTGGAAAAATAGGTATTGGGCTCATTAAAAAATAAAATAATAAATAAGGCAAGTACAGCACCTAAGGCTGTAGTGTGTAAGCTAAGTTTTTTAAAATAATTAATTATTGTAAGAATTAGCATTCCTGAAATAATAGCAATTAAATATTTAATAATAATTTGAGGAAGGAGAAATTTTTTAAAGAATAAAAATATCAAAATATAAACTGCAATAATTATTAAATAAGGTATTGTTCTTTTTTTTCTATCCTCCATTTTAAAATCTTTTTGAAAAAAATAAATTAAAATGACAGGGATAACTATTGAATTAAGAAATAAATAGCTTAGAATTATCCATATTTTATAAGTGTGAACAAAAGGTAAAAAAATATCTGTAAAAAATAGCAGATAAACGAAGACGTAAAAAAAGTAAAAAATAGGATGAAAAATAGATGATAAAAAATTAGCTATGCGATATTGCATGGTTGTAAAATTACAATTCTTTTCTCAATCTTGCAACAGGGATTTTCATTTGCTCTCTGTATTTTGCGACTGTTCTTCTTGCAATATTATATCCTTTTTTGTTAAGCATTGTTGTTAGTTTTTCATCAGTCAATGGTTTCTTTTTACTTTCATTTTCAATCATTTCCTTAAGTATTCTTTTAACTTCTTTGTTAGAAACTTCTACACCTGAAGTTGTCATAATTCCTTCTGAAAAGCAATCCCGTAAAGGGATGATACCATTGTCTGTTTGAGCATATTTGCTACTTACCACTCTTGATACTGTTGAAATATCCATTTCAATTTTTTCTGCAATATCTTTTAATATCATTGGTGTAAGCTTGGTGTAATCTCCTGTTTTGAAAAAGGGTTTTTGAAGGTCAACAATAGTACTCATTGTCATAAGTAATGTTTGTTGTCTTTGCTTAATTGCTTCAATAAACCATTTTGCATTGTCGAGTTTTTGCTTTATAAATTGTAGCTCATCTTTTAATTTTTTATTTTCTTTTTTTTGAGCTTTATAACTTTCAAGTTTTTCTTTAAATCCTCTGTTTATTTTTAAATGAGGAGTATTGTGAGAATTAAGTGATATTTCAAATTCGCCATTACTGAGCTGGTTAACAAGGAAATCTGGAGTAATGTATTGTGTTTTTACGTTTATTTGTGATTCACCCGGCTTTGGGTTAAGGTGTGTTATTACATTAATTATTTCTTTTAGTTTATCTTTAGTAATACCAACAT from Bacteroidota bacterium includes:
- the rpoN gene encoding RNA polymerase factor sigma-54, encoding MLKQSLNQKLQQKLSPQQIQFVQLLQLNTTEIINKVDEEIAENAALDKNEDDSDNKEDKNEENNSEDSSSEEDNLEAELSDYMNDEDNFQLYTPNYNQQEERKEIPIADFKTLYDNLIEQLNTMELTERQKELANHLIGMIEEDGYLRRPLKSIAYDLAFINNITTNEEELATVLKEIQTIDPPGIGARNLEECLLIQLEAKEKEEGESENIDLAKTIISSHIKLLANKHYEKLMKNVGITKDKLKEIINVITHLNPKPGESQINVKTQYITPDFLVNQLSNGEFEISLNSHNTPHLKINRGFKEKLESYKAQKKENKKLKDELQFIKQKLDNAKWFIEAIKQRQQTLLMTMSTIVDLQKPFFKTGDYTKLTPMILKDIAEKIEMDISTVSRVVSSKYAQTDNGIIPLRDCFSEGIMTTSGVEVSNKEVKRILKEMIENESKKKPLTDEKLTTMLNKKGYNIARRTVAKYREQMKIPVARLRKEL